In Deltaproteobacteria bacterium, the DNA window CTCCTCGGGAACGGGGGGAGATCCCGGGGGATGGCCGTAAAAAAGCACGTCGGCGTCGCGGGCCACAGAGAGCTTCACGTCCTCGACCATCTGCCCGGTGTTTATCTCAATGGATAAGAAACGCTTCACCCGCTGGGAAAGGCGCTGCAGAGCTTCCTC includes these proteins:
- a CDS encoding 3-methyl-2-oxobutanoate dehydrogenase subunit beta: EEALQRLSQRVKRFLSIEINTGQMVEDVKLSVARDADVLFYGHPPGSPPVPEELLEAIKKVF